Proteins found in one bacterium genomic segment:
- the infC gene encoding translation initiation factor IF-3, which produces MNRQIRVPQIRLIGSGGEQMGLFATDGAIKIAFDEGLDLVEIDPNANPPVCKIMDYGKYKYQLQKRQHESKKKQIVVHVKEIKIRPNIDEHDIEFKLNHVRRFLEDKDKAKITLQFRGREMMHADRGKELMDKFIKGTEGLGEVETPPKMEGRNLSMVLTPLSKKAK; this is translated from the coding sequence ATGAATCGTCAGATTCGTGTACCGCAAATCCGCCTTATCGGTTCTGGTGGTGAACAGATGGGTTTGTTTGCAACCGACGGGGCCATCAAAATTGCGTTTGATGAAGGTCTTGACCTGGTAGAAATTGATCCCAATGCCAATCCGCCGGTGTGCAAGATCATGGATTACGGCAAGTACAAGTACCAGCTGCAAAAGCGTCAGCATGAAAGCAAGAAAAAGCAGATTGTGGTGCATGTAAAAGAAATTAAAATACGTCCTAATATCGACGAGCATGATATTGAATTTAAACTCAACCATGTGCGCCGGTTTTTAGAGGATAAGGATAAAGCCAAAATTACATTACAGTTTAGAGGCCGCGAAATGATGCATGCCGATCGCGGTAAGGAACTGATGGACAAGTTTATTAAAGGAACTGAAGGACTTGGCGAGGTGGAAACGCCTCCCAAAATGGAAGGGCGCAATCTTTCCATGGTACTCACTCCGTTAAGTAAAAAAGCAAAGTAA
- a CDS encoding phenylalanine--tRNA ligase subunit alpha: MKDSLLSRLEELKHSSAALFDTAASEAELYQKKVEVLGKKGALTEILKDLGKLSADDRPLVGQAANSFKAGLESHYEARLQHLKSEAINKALSANTIDVSLPGWNLPRGAHHPVRQVLDEMKSIFMKMGFDCFEGPEIETDFYNFEALNIPPDHPARDMQDTFYVSPELLLRTHTSPVQVHVMQKDKPPIRMIAPGVVYRCDSDMTHTPMFHQIEGLLVDKGIHLGHLKAVLGEGIQRIFDKKLKMKFRPSFFPFTEPSFEMDIECVMCSGSGCRVCKQTGWLEILGCGMVDPAVLKHVKIDANEYSGFAFGIGIERVAMLKYGVNDIRLFFENDLRFLRQFS, translated from the coding sequence GTGAAAGATTCTCTTTTATCACGCTTAGAAGAACTAAAACATTCATCTGCCGCCCTTTTTGATACGGCTGCCAGTGAGGCAGAGTTGTATCAAAAAAAGGTAGAGGTGTTGGGTAAAAAGGGAGCTTTAACCGAAATCTTAAAAGATTTAGGCAAGCTTTCGGCCGATGATCGCCCGCTTGTTGGACAGGCTGCTAATAGTTTTAAAGCAGGCCTCGAGTCGCATTACGAAGCGCGTCTTCAACATCTTAAAAGCGAAGCCATCAATAAAGCCCTATCGGCCAATACCATCGATGTGAGTTTGCCTGGCTGGAATTTACCACGTGGGGCTCATCATCCTGTGCGTCAGGTATTAGATGAAATGAAATCCATTTTTATGAAAATGGGTTTTGATTGCTTTGAAGGCCCCGAGATTGAAACCGACTTCTATAATTTTGAAGCGCTCAACATTCCTCCCGATCATCCAGCGCGGGACATGCAGGATACCTTTTATGTGTCGCCTGAGCTGTTACTCCGAACACATACCTCTCCCGTTCAAGTGCATGTGATGCAAAAAGACAAACCCCCCATCCGCATGATTGCGCCTGGCGTGGTGTATCGCTGCGATTCAGACATGACCCATACACCCATGTTTCACCAGATTGAAGGTTTATTGGTAGATAAAGGGATTCACTTGGGACATTTAAAAGCTGTGTTAGGCGAGGGGATTCAGCGCATTTTTGATAAGAAGCTCAAGATGAAATTCCGCCCGAGTTTCTTTCCGTTTACCGAACCATCTTTTGAAATGGATATTGAATGTGTGATGTGTTCGGGAAGTGGTTGTCGTGTTTGCAAGCAAACCGGCTGGCTTGAAATTTTGGGCTGTGGCATGGTGGACCCGGCTGTTTTGAAACACGTTAAAATTGATGCGAACGAGTATTCGGGTTTTGCATTTGGTATCGGTATCGAACGCGTAGCCATGCTGAAATATGGTGTAAACGATATCCGTTTATTTTTTGAAAATGATTTACGTTTTTTAAGGCAATTCTCATGA
- a CDS encoding DUF2752 domain-containing protein encodes MGFFVAPSDVEGGFILCWFKRLTGIDCPGCGLTRAFLSIPRGHLWRAFLYNWASPFLYLAFFMYWLSSLMELLRGKQISYPGRFVYALSTLIMVLLVGGWVYKLLIHFHVLG; translated from the coding sequence TTGGGTTTTTTTGTAGCGCCTTCCGATGTGGAAGGTGGGTTTATTTTATGCTGGTTTAAGCGTTTAACCGGTATTGATTGCCCTGGTTGTGGGTTAACGCGGGCGTTTCTTTCTATTCCGCGTGGGCATTTATGGCGGGCCTTTTTGTATAATTGGGCATCTCCTTTTTTGTATTTGGCCTTTTTTATGTATTGGTTATCCAGTTTAATGGAACTGTTGCGAGGCAAACAAATAAGTTACCCGGGGCGTTTTGTATATGCTTTAAGCACGCTGATTATGGTGTTGCTGGTAGGGGGATGGGTGTACAAGCTGCTGATTCACTTTCATGTTTTAGGATGA
- the thrS gene encoding threonine--tRNA ligase, with protein sequence MERFLPFTIHHLPSTFKMVCRPGHENDPVEKMRHSAAHVMASAVVSLYPKAKVTIGPVIDNGFYYDFEIEEPIHPDDLKKIEAKMNEIIKKGEPFVRKEVSKEEAIKFFKERGEKFKVEIIENFPPGEVISLYQHGDFVDLCKGPHVEKTSEIKAFHLQSVAGSYWRGDEKRERLQRIYGTAFASDADLKAHLAMLEEAARRDHRKLGRELELFNFHPEAPASPFFYPKGAMVYNLLIDYLRGLYKNQGYSEVITPQIIDTTLWERSGHLEHFKDNMYFTEVEGREMAVKPMNCPGHCLMFGEKKWSYRELPVRFADFGRLHRFERSGVTHGLTRVRTFCQDDAHIYCTPEQMDGEIEAFLKMVQQIYDHFEFKNVHVALATRPEKYIGTPEIWDTAERKLQEALTKAGLTFTINPGEGAFYGPKIEFQVSDALARRWQLGTLQVDYSMPDRFNLNYIDSSSSACRPVMLHRAVLGSLERFFGILLEHTAGAFPFWLSPVQVQLIPITDGQIDHALGIRDKLRLLGYRVDVDTRNEKLGLKIREAQLKKIPVMAVLGAKEVAANQVSIRDRKAGDLGVKSTEDFFELLKSY encoded by the coding sequence ATGGAACGATTTTTACCATTCACCATCCACCATCTACCATCCACCTTTAAAATGGTTTGTAGACCCGGACATGAAAACGATCCTGTAGAAAAAATGCGTCACTCAGCGGCTCACGTGATGGCGTCGGCCGTTGTGAGCTTGTATCCTAAAGCCAAAGTAACCATTGGTCCTGTGATCGATAACGGATTTTATTACGACTTTGAAATTGAAGAACCCATTCATCCTGATGATTTAAAAAAGATCGAAGCGAAGATGAATGAGATTATTAAAAAGGGCGAGCCCTTTGTGCGTAAAGAAGTATCCAAAGAAGAAGCGATCAAGTTTTTTAAGGAACGCGGTGAAAAATTTAAAGTAGAAATTATTGAAAATTTTCCTCCCGGCGAGGTAATTAGTCTTTATCAACACGGTGATTTTGTGGATTTATGCAAAGGTCCTCACGTTGAAAAAACTTCTGAGATTAAAGCGTTTCATCTTCAAAGTGTTGCGGGTAGCTACTGGCGTGGCGATGAAAAACGCGAGCGCCTGCAGCGTATTTATGGAACTGCATTTGCGAGCGATGCCGATTTAAAAGCACATCTTGCCATGCTCGAAGAAGCCGCCCGTCGTGACCACCGCAAATTAGGACGTGAACTTGAGCTTTTCAATTTTCATCCCGAAGCCCCGGCGTCTCCTTTCTTTTATCCTAAAGGAGCCATGGTTTATAATTTGCTGATTGATTACCTGCGTGGTCTTTATAAAAACCAGGGTTATTCCGAAGTGATCACGCCGCAAATTATTGATACCACCTTGTGGGAGCGTTCCGGGCATCTCGAGCATTTTAAAGACAATATGTATTTTACCGAAGTGGAAGGGCGCGAGATGGCGGTAAAGCCCATGAACTGTCCCGGGCATTGCCTGATGTTTGGCGAAAAGAAATGGTCGTATCGTGAACTGCCTGTTCGTTTTGCCGATTTTGGACGCTTGCATCGTTTTGAACGCAGTGGGGTGACCCATGGCTTAACCCGTGTGCGGACCTTTTGCCAGGATGATGCCCATATTTACTGCACTCCCGAACAAATGGATGGTGAGATTGAAGCCTTTCTTAAAATGGTGCAGCAGATTTACGATCACTTTGAGTTTAAAAACGTGCATGTAGCTTTGGCCACACGCCCCGAAAAATATATTGGGACCCCCGAAATCTGGGATACGGCCGAAAGAAAGCTGCAGGAAGCCCTTACCAAGGCCGGCCTTACCTTTACTATTAACCCCGGTGAAGGGGCCTTTTATGGGCCTAAAATTGAGTTTCAGGTAAGTGACGCGTTGGCGCGTCGCTGGCAGCTGGGCACTCTCCAGGTTGATTATTCAATGCCCGACCGTTTTAACCTCAATTATATCGATTCTAGCTCGTCGGCTTGTAGGCCTGTAATGCTTCACAGGGCTGTTTTGGGGTCGCTAGAGCGCTTTTTTGGTATTTTATTGGAGCATACGGCCGGGGCTTTCCCGTTTTGGCTATCTCCCGTTCAGGTGCAATTAATACCAATTACCGATGGACAAATAGACCATGCTTTAGGTATTAGAGATAAACTAAGGCTTTTAGGCTACCGTGTGGATGTAGATACCCGCAACGAAAAGCTGGGCCTTAAAATACGCGAAGCTCAGCTTAAAAAAATCCCTGTCATGGCGGTTTTAGGAGCCAAGGAAGTAGCGGCTAATCAGGTGAGTATCCGTGACCGCAAGGCTGGTGATTTAGGTGTGAAAAGCACAGAAGATTTTTTTGAATTGTTAAAGTCATATTAA
- the rpmI gene encoding 50S ribosomal protein L35, which produces MPKLKTNSGAAKRFKVTKKGKVKFTRTKRRHLLESKSPKKSRQGRKSAYLHKSDEASIKQILPYA; this is translated from the coding sequence ATGCCAAAATTAAAAACAAACAGCGGAGCCGCTAAGCGTTTTAAAGTAACCAAAAAAGGAAAGGTGAAGTTCACCCGTACTAAACGCCGTCATCTCTTGGAATCGAAAAGCCCCAAAAAGAGTCGTCAGGGACGTAAGTCGGCTTATCTTCATAAGTCGGACGAGGCTTCCATTAAACAAATTTTACCCTACGCTTAA
- the meaB gene encoding methylmalonyl Co-A mutase-associated GTPase MeaB, with product MHPLVTQMLAGDKRALARLMTYVDNQHDDLLAIMSDVYAYTGKALKIGITGPPGAGKSTLVDKLIAIYRKQNKKVGVVCIDPSSPFTGGAVLGDRIRMVDHGADDGVFIRSLGSRGSHGGLSRATRDVVSLLDASGMDVVLVETVGVGQTELDIMSVAHTTVVVLVPESGDTIQTMKAGLMEIADVFVVNKADRDGADRIFAELKSLTELFHKDIVVEVLKVQAANNIGVGELEQAITRHTAQKSQKKEDVLSLMLAEEVMDVVFSELHQTLKKEFKADGLLKEAFKELKSNKNPYRAAAHILKKLRISS from the coding sequence ATGCATCCACTTGTAACCCAAATGCTGGCCGGTGATAAGCGCGCCTTGGCGCGACTGATGACCTATGTAGATAATCAGCACGACGACCTACTGGCTATAATGAGTGATGTGTATGCTTACACCGGTAAGGCTCTTAAAATTGGGATAACGGGTCCCCCGGGTGCTGGCAAATCCACTTTGGTAGATAAGCTCATTGCCATCTACCGCAAACAAAATAAAAAAGTAGGTGTGGTGTGTATTGATCCCAGTTCGCCGTTTACGGGCGGCGCAGTTTTGGGAGATCGTATTCGCATGGTAGATCATGGTGCCGACGATGGTGTGTTTATACGCTCGTTAGGTTCCCGTGGTTCGCACGGCGGTTTGTCGAGGGCTACACGGGATGTGGTAAGTTTACTGGATGCCAGCGGAATGGATGTGGTGTTGGTAGAAACAGTAGGAGTAGGGCAGACCGAGCTTGATATTATGAGTGTGGCTCATACTACGGTGGTGGTGTTGGTTCCGGAATCGGGCGATACCATTCAAACCATGAAGGCTGGCCTTATGGAAATTGCCGATGTGTTTGTGGTAAACAAGGCCGACCGCGACGGTGCCGATCGCATTTTTGCCGAACTTAAAAGTTTAACCGAATTATTTCATAAAGATATTGTGGTAGAAGTTCTTAAAGTACAGGCCGCTAATAACATTGGCGTTGGTGAACTGGAACAGGCTATTACGCGCCATACGGCTCAAAAATCGCAGAAAAAAGAAGATGTGCTTTCTTTAATGCTGGCTGAAGAAGTGATGGATGTGGTTTTTTCAGAGCTGCATCAGACACTTAAAAAAGAGTTTAAAGCCGATGGCTTGCTTAAAGAGGCTTTTAAAGAACTGAAAAGTAATAAAAATCCCTACCGGGCTGCCGCCCATATTTTGAAAAAGCTCCGGATTTCATCTTGA
- a CDS encoding SCP2 sterol-binding domain-containing protein, with protein sequence MALTGEQIFNEKIAQKLKDNGDKATSINAIYEFKLTGGSSDVWTLDLTQAGGKISKGSSGKAQCTVTIAESDLSDIVEKKLNPQMAFMSGKLKVAGDMGLALKLGNVL encoded by the coding sequence ATGGCATTAACTGGAGAACAAATTTTTAACGAAAAAATTGCACAAAAATTAAAAGACAATGGCGATAAAGCAACCAGCATCAACGCTATTTACGAATTTAAATTAACCGGTGGTTCTAGTGATGTTTGGACTCTCGATTTAACCCAAGCAGGTGGTAAAATTTCTAAAGGGTCTTCGGGCAAAGCTCAGTGCACGGTAACTATTGCCGAAAGCGATCTTTCAGATATTGTTGAAAAGAAACTCAACCCTCAAATGGCTTTCATGTCGGGCAAATTAAAAGTTGCCGGAGATATGGGCCTTGCTTTAAAGCTGGGTAACGTTCTCTAA
- the rplT gene encoding 50S ribosomal protein L20 has protein sequence MARVKRGTKAKARRKKILKAAKGYRGGQSKLFRTAVEKVAKGRAYAYRDRKAKKRDFRALWITRIGIASKINGISYSRFMAGLKKANIGLDRKVLSEIAVNSPVVFKELIEKAKAVL, from the coding sequence ATGGCACGTGTAAAACGCGGCACTAAGGCAAAAGCCCGCCGCAAGAAAATATTAAAAGCCGCCAAAGGATATCGTGGTGGTCAATCAAAACTTTTCCGCACAGCGGTAGAAAAAGTAGCTAAAGGTCGTGCGTATGCTTACCGCGATCGCAAGGCTAAAAAACGCGATTTTCGTGCGTTGTGGATTACCCGCATTGGCATTGCTTCTAAAATAAACGGAATCAGCTATTCCCGTTTTATGGCCGGACTTAAGAAAGCCAATATCGGTTTGGACCGCAAGGTACTTTCCGAAATTGCCGTTAATTCGCCGGTTGTTTTTAAAGAATTAATCGAAAAAGCAAAAGCAGTACTGTAA